A genomic segment from Thermodesulfatator atlanticus DSM 21156 encodes:
- a CDS encoding ATP-binding protein: protein MEKLPIGIQSFRKIREGNFVYVDKTKYALDLLESYQYVFLARPRRFGKSLFLNTLKEIFEGPKELFKGLYIYDKYDFPKHPVIRISWAGNLKTLDEIKSTAFAILRSHERKFDITCDERKVPAACLKELIERIYYKFKAKVVVLVDEYDKPILDNIEEVNAAREAREFLRGFYSVIKDADEYLRFAFITGVSRFSRVSIFSGINNLVDISLNPKFAYICGYLHENLTHEFKEYLKGVDLEKVRRWYNGYNFLGHEKLYNPFDILLFIDSGFEFKNYWFETATPSFLIKLLERKTYNLICFEHLEVDEKILSSFDVERPDLETIMFQSGYLTIKQVKHILHKNRYVLAFPNMEVRMSFNDYLLDYLLLKDRYEKQKLADFLYEVLRNERLKDLEKALKALFGNIAYTNFVKNSLSKYEGFYGSVFYAFWAGAGFEVIPEDITSQGRIDLTVILEDKVYIFEFKVHDEDPLRQIEQKKYYEKYLYAKTIYGVGIIFDNKTRSPRKLETKKFK from the coding sequence ATGGAAAAACTACCTATCGGTATTCAATCTTTCCGAAAGATAAGAGAGGGAAATTTTGTCTATGTTGATAAAACTAAATACGCCCTAGATTTGCTTGAAAGCTATCAATATGTCTTCCTTGCGAGGCCAAGAAGGTTCGGGAAATCACTTTTTTTAAACACCTTAAAAGAAATATTTGAAGGCCCTAAAGAGCTTTTCAAAGGCCTTTACATTTACGATAAATATGACTTCCCCAAACATCCTGTTATACGAATCAGCTGGGCAGGAAACTTGAAGACCTTAGATGAAATCAAAAGTACGGCCTTTGCCATTTTACGTAGCCACGAAAGAAAATTCGACATTACATGCGACGAAAGAAAGGTCCCTGCAGCTTGCTTGAAAGAACTGATTGAAAGAATCTACTATAAGTTCAAAGCCAAAGTGGTGGTCCTTGTTGATGAATACGACAAACCTATTCTTGACAATATAGAAGAAGTCAACGCGGCTAGAGAGGCCCGAGAATTTTTACGTGGATTTTATTCAGTTATCAAAGACGCAGACGAATATTTGCGCTTTGCCTTTATCACAGGTGTCAGTAGGTTCTCCCGTGTTTCTATCTTTAGTGGAATAAACAATCTGGTTGATATCTCTCTCAATCCTAAATTTGCTTACATCTGCGGATACCTTCACGAAAACCTTACTCATGAATTTAAAGAATACCTAAAAGGAGTAGATCTAGAAAAGGTGCGCCGCTGGTATAACGGTTACAACTTCTTAGGACATGAAAAACTTTATAATCCTTTCGATATTTTACTTTTTATTGACAGTGGCTTTGAATTTAAAAATTATTGGTTTGAGACTGCTACGCCAAGTTTTCTAATAAAGCTCCTGGAAAGAAAAACATACAACTTAATTTGTTTCGAACATTTAGAGGTTGATGAAAAGATCCTTTCAAGTTTTGATGTTGAACGACCTGATTTGGAAACCATAATGTTCCAGTCTGGCTACTTAACTATAAAACAAGTAAAACATATTTTGCATAAGAACCGCTATGTTTTAGCCTTTCCTAATATGGAAGTTCGGATGAGCTTTAATGATTACCTACTGGATTACCTTCTTTTGAAAGACAGATACGAAAAACAAAAATTAGCAGATTTTCTTTATGAAGTCCTCCGAAATGAAAGATTAAAAGACTTGGAAAAAGCCCTTAAGGCTCTGTTTGGAAATATTGCTTACACAAATTTCGTCAAAAATTCCCTTTCAAAATATGAAGGTTTTTATGGAAGCGTGTTTTACGCCTTTTGGGCAGGCGCAGGATTTGAAGTAATTCCTGAAGACATAACTTCACAAGGCAGGATAGACTTAACAGTCATCCTGGAAGACAAGGTCTATATCTTTGAATTTAAAGTTCACGATGAAGACCCTTTAAGGCAAATAGAACAAAAAAAATATTATGAAAAATACTTGTACGCCAAAACTATTTACGGTGTAGGTATAATCTTTGACAATAAAACCCGCAGCCCTCGAAAACTTGAAACGAAAAAATTTAAGTAA